GAAGCTCGGCTCGGAGATATCGCCCCGCGAGTTCTGGTCATCATGGAGAACTGAGCTCAATCTCTGTAAAAGTTCCTTTGACTGGTGCTGCGAACGTAGTCACAGTTGCGTGTGTGGCTGCCATGGCAACACAGGGGGACCTTTAGTGTAATATGATCGTTCTTGTCATCCAAGTTCGCGTAAGCTGTTAATGATACACATTAAAACATTACGTGTCCACGACGAGCACGAGCAGATCTTCCACTTGCTGAATGGTTGATGAAATGGCCCGGAAAGTGTTGGCCCAGGAGAAGTCATTGTGGATCTAACTACACGGCTGTTCGTGTTTGTGTGAAACATCGACTTTCCTAAATTGACGCAAAATATAAACAGGAGTGGTTTATGAGACAAACATACTGGATGGCAGACAGCAGCGGGTTTAGCTGCGCCCTATTTCCGACGTGAAAGACCGCCAACGTCCCTGGGTATGACGAATGAGGCTGAGACTCAATCCGCTTGGATGTGTACTGCTTTGGAGGCAGACAGCTTGGTGCAAgcctcttcatcatggctCTTCAGAGAGCTACCACAAGACTCCACGTACCCGAAAGTCTTGCCTCGACGGAGAGAATGAAACACAACCTTGCCTCGGCGTGCCTCGCCCCACTGCCCCTGCAACTGTTCTCAGTCAAGACAAACTAGCGAGTGGATGATATACGCAGAATACGCAGAAGAACAGTCAACCGCGAAACTCTGGACAAACTTCAGAttcaccttcttcctgtcGTGTGTTGGGTTTCTACTATATACAGAGCCCAGACGTGTGCATCCATCTATCCCCCATATCGAGACAGGTAGGTAAAGAAAGAAGAGCTCGCCACATCCTTCAAGCGCAGACAGAAAGCCCCTCAGAATTCCACCCAGGCTTAGGAGGACTGGGACTTCTCAGCAATGAATGGCTTCTCCCACGCCGGGACCGGTGAGTGGGCATAGATCTGCTTCTGTCTGAGGTGGACGGGTGTTGACTGCTTGGGCTGGTCAGGAATGACCTTCTCGAGCTTCTGTTGATCATGTACATGTGGGTTAGCTTGCGACATGGTCCGGTGGGTGATATATGTGACTGGGCTCGGTTCCAGGGACATGACGCACCAGGTTGTCGAAAACACACTTGTTCAGCTTCCACTCATCGGGGCGGCACTGCCAAAGctgatggttgttgttctcgAGACATGTCCAGTGGGCGCGGAACTGCTCCAGGCATGACTTGTTGATATCCTCGATGCTGGTGATCAATCGTATCTGTCAGCTCTCATGGCCTCTTCCTGCAATGTGTCGTTGTCGAAATCCAGCATGGATCCATTCCCCTAAGCCAGAAATCCAACAAGGGGCACGTACACGCTCCGGGCGCATCTGGTAACCCGCCGCCCCTCCTTCAGGCACTCAAACTCGCCCTTTCCGGGGTTCTCAGTCTTGCATTGCATGTAGTCATCATTGTAGTCCTTGCACCGCGCGCCGATGAAGAAAGCAGCCGAGAGAAGAGGGGCAGAGCTGGCGCCGACCTCCTTGACTTTGGGGATCGAATCTGGCAGCGGCGTCGGGTCGATGAGGATCTGCTGGTTGAAGCTATCGATTATGTCAGTGATTCCGTGCTCCAGGGCGCTGCTTCCCCTCAATCACACCAATTGGTGAACTGGGGCTTGGAAGCCGTCACAAAGCACACGTACGTGGGTTTTCTGGCTGCCATCTTGACGGTGTTGGCGGGCCTAACTTGGCTGCGAAGCTATGAGTGTTTTGGAGCTCTGGCGATGCTTGGAGTTGCTGGAGGTTCGGCTTCCTGACGTGTGGGTCCCACCTGCTGGTGGATGATTGGCTTTACCAATGTGAGGCGCCCTGCCCGCACGGTGAGGACCCACTGGAAACGCGGTCTGCGCCAGTGAGCAACGAAGAAAGCCTGGGCCAGCTTTTGATGGAGCTCAGTTTTTGAAGACTGCAAGCCGAACAAAACATTCAACC
This genomic stretch from Podospora bellae-mahoneyi strain CBS 112042 chromosome 1 map unlocalized CBS112042p_1.2, whole genome shotgun sequence harbors:
- the NdufA8 gene encoding ndufa8, NADH-ubiquinone oxidoreductase complex I 19kd subunit (EggNog:ENOG503P1YB; COG:C), producing the protein MAARKPTFNQQILIDPTPLPDSIPKVKEVGASSAPLLSAAFFIGARCKDYNDDYMQCKTENPGKGEFECLKEGRRVTRCARSVIEDINKSCLEQFRAHWTCLENNNHQLWQCRPDEWKLNKCVFDNLKLEKVIPDQPKQSTPVHLRQKQIYAHSPVPAWEKPFIAEKSQSS